One Planctomycetia bacterium genomic window, AACCGGCGAGGAACTCCGCACGCTCAGTGATAAGAATTGGGTCATGAGCATGGCGTTCAGCCCCGACGGTATGCGACTCGCTTCGGCGAGCGGAAATACGATAAAGCTGTGGGACCCACGCACCAGCACCGTACTCCGCGAGCTCACTGGGCATGGAGATATAGTGACGAGCGTTACGTTTAGCCCCGACGGTGCGCGGCTCGCGTCGGCAAGCGGCGATAAAAAGATCAAACTGTGGGACGCGCGCTCTGGCCACGAGCTCCGCATGCTCACCGGGCATTCGGATCAGGTCACAAGCGTGACGTTTAGCCCCGACGGTACGCGGCTCGCCTCGGCAAGCAAGGACAACTCGATCAGGCTCTGGGACGCTCAAACCGGTGCGGAACTCCGCACCTTCACCGGACATGCTTATTGGGTAGGGAGCGTGACGTTCAGCCCGGACGGTGCACGACTCGCGTCGGCAAGCGGAGACAACACGATTAAGCTGTGGGACGCCCAAAAAGGTGCGGAATTCCGCACGCTCACCGGGCATGATCATTGGGTTAGTGATGTGACGTACAGCCCCGACGGCGCTCGGATCGCAACGGCAAGTTTGGACAAGACGACCAAGCTGTGGGATGCCCGCTCTGGGGAGGAACTTCGCACACTTACTGGGCATTCGGTAGACGTCACGAAAGTCGTGTTCAGTCCCGATGGCTCTCGGATCGCCACGGCAAGCTCGGACAAGACGATTAAGCTGTGGGACGCTCATACCGGGGCCGAACTGCGCACGCTCTCCGGACATACAAACGGAGTAACAAGCGTATCGTTCAGCCCCGACGGCACTCGGCTCGCCTCGGCTAGTTGGGATCAGACGATTAAACTCTGGGACGCACATTCTGGCGCGGAGCTCAGCACGCTGACCGGACATGCCTATTGGGTTAATGACGTGACGTTCAGCCCCGACGGCACGCGGCTCGCCTCGGCAAGCGGGGATAAGACGATCAAGCTGTGGGACGCGGGCTCGGGCAAAGAACTCCGTTCGCTCGCCGGGCATGGAACTATCGTGAAGAGTGTGAGGTTCAGCCCCGACGGAGCGCGGCTCGCTCGGCAGGCGGTGATAATTCGATCAGACTTTGGGACACACACACCGGCGCGGAACTCCGCACGCTTACCGGGCATTTCTATACTGTCACTAGCGTGACATTCAGCTCCGATGGCGCACGGCTCGCCTCAGCAAGCGATGACCGGACGATCAAACTGTGGGACGCAGAAACCGGCGCGGAACTCCGCACGCTCACCGGACATGCGGATTGGGTCATGAGCGTGACATTCAGTCCCGACGGCACGTGGCTCGCCTCGGCAAGTAAGGATCGCACGATCAAACTGTGGAACGCGCAATCTGACGCGGAAATTCGCGCGCTTACCGGGCACGCAGAGTGGGTGACAAACGTGGCGTTAAGTCCCAACGGCGCGCGGCTCGCCTCGGCAAGCGCTGACCGAACGATCAAACTGTGGGACACTCGCTCCGGCGCGGAACTCCGCACATTCATCGGGCATGCTAGTTCGGTCTTGCGAGTTACGTTCAGCCCCGACGGCGCGAGGCTCTTCAGCAAAGATTTGGCGAACGACCGAATCGCCTGGAATGCGGAATCAGGCACGCGCCTTGAGCCTCCCAAGGAATGGCCTGATTTCAATTCGTCGAACAACAAGACTCCCGACGGCCGATGGCTGGCGGTTAGCAGCAATCGGCATGTCTTGCTCGTCGACCTCCACTTCAAGGATACTCCCAACGAGAAAGAGTTCCGCCAGTTCAAAGCGAGGCTTGATCCGTCATGGCATGAGCAACAAGCCATGGCGGCGGTCAAGGCGGCGCCTCCCGATCATTACTCGGCCCTCTTTCATTGGGCGTGGGTCTCCGAGGCCAAGCCGGACGACATCTTAACCAGCGACCGACTATACACCACGTATGATAAGTATTGCGACGAGTTCAAAGCCCGCGCCGCGAAAGTGCCAACGAGCGCTGACCAAGACAAAGCAACTGCGCTTATCTCCACCAATCCCAACGACTATCTCGCCCCCCTCGTCCTCAAGTTGCTGGGGAAATCTCGCACCCCCAAGCCGAGCAACTGAGCCGCCGACATCCGCCTCGCCCTCCGTACTCGGCACCCTCAACTTCTAACTTCCGTGTCTTCTTTGCGCCTTCGCACCTTTGCGCCTTAGCGTTAAAAAATCCGAGCTCCCTCCGGCATTTCTAACTCTAACTCTAACGTCTAACGTCTACTACGGCCCTCCACTGCACCGCCGCCAGCTCACAACTTTCCCGCAGCGACCCCGGCAGCACAAAAACCTTCGGCACGCGCGAAAAATCGAACACGCGATAGAGCTGAAACTTCGCCGGCTCCGCCTCCGAGCAGCGGACCAGCAACTGAGGCCGCCGAGCGATGAGGGCGGGGGAGAGGCTGAGGGCGGTAGTCTGAGTTCGTTATGACGCCTTACGCCAGGCCGTCCCTGGCGGGCCCAATGAGAAGTTCCGAACGCGGCAGGGGCATGCTCAGTGGGCGTCGCTGCGGTTGATATCGACCGCAGCCCGCATTTGCCCGGTTCTGATCCACGCATCTAACCGATGCTGAACGGTGTTCCAGAAGCTCGTGAATGCTTCTTCATAGGCATCGTCGTCCAAATCGCTCGGCAGAACCGGCCAATTGAAGCCGTCGCCGTAGTAGTTCGCATCGACGTAGTCGTGAAGCTGAGCGAAAGACGTAGCCGTGATTGGTACGTCGCCACGGCGGACATCGCGTAGGATTTGAAGCTTGCCGCGGGCGACGGCCGATTCGAGCGGGTCGGCTTCTGCGGGAGAGCCCATCGCCGACGTCCACTGGCAGGAATGCTGCAGGAACAGTTCGTTTTCGATCAGCGGCATAGCTTGCTCCACTGGGTTGCCTCGATTTTACCTTCTCCGATCGTCACTGCCAGGCCGAACCGTGTTGATTTCTTACGCTGATTTTGTCCGCCTGGCAGCGACCGCGAAATCGAATAGAATTGGGCTCCAACTTCGCGACGCTGCAAGGACGGGGGCGGCACGATGCCTAACGGGCGAAAAACCAGAATCAAAGCATTCGATTTGTTCTGCGGCGGCGGCGGAAGCTCGCTCGGCGCTCGGCAGGCGGGAGCGATCCCGGTAGGGGGCGTCGATTGCTGGTCGCTTGCCGCTGATGCCTATGAACTGAACGTGCCAGGGGCTAAGGCGTACCCAGAAAAGCTATGCGACGTCTCGCCAAAGAAAGTACTCAACGAGCTAGGCCCGATCGACTTGCTGCTGGCGTCGCCCGAGTGCACGCACCACAGCATTGCCAAAGGGAACAAACCGCGGTCTGAAGACAGCAAGCAACTGGCGTATGAGGTGGTTCGCTTTGCCAAGGTGCTTGAGCCGCGTTGGATCGTCGTCGAAAACGTGGTTCAAATGAGCACTTGGCATGCCTTTAATGACTGGCTTAGTCAACTGCATGGCCTTGGCTACCATTCGCTCGTCGTCAAGCTGAATGCCGCTGACTTCGAGGTGCCACAAACGCGACGTCGCCTGTTTGTGCTTCTTGATCGAGTTCAGGCTCCGATCGCACCAGAACCGAGTGGTCGCAAGGTCGCGACAGTAAAAACGATCCTTCGAAGTGCGCTACGGGCCGACTGGTCGTTCAAGTTCACTCCGCTACACAATGGGCGTCGCGCGCTGAAGACCATTGAAAGAGCGGAGCGAGCCATTGCTGAGGTCGGCGAGGAACGAGAGTTCCTGATGGTCTACTACGGATCGGACGCTGCGGGCGGGTTTCAGGAACTGGACCGACCACTGCGAACGATCACGACGCTGGACCGATTTGCGCTCGTACGGAAGAACTGCGTTGGGCACGAGATGCGAATGCTTCAGCCTTCCGAGCTAGCGATCGGGATGGGTTTTCCGGCGAACTACAAGTTTCCCGATGCCGCGACGCGGCGCGACTGCATCAAGTTGATGGGCAACGCGGTCTGCCCGCCGCTCATGAGAGCCGTGGTTCGGTCTCTTATCGCTGCGGACTGATTTGCTTAGCTGCGCGACCATCGATTGAACACGATCGGCGCATGCTTGGACGTTCGTTTCGATTTGGTGCTCCCAAAGTCGGATGACTTTCCAGCCTTGCCGTCGAAGTTTGGCGAAGTTCCGCCGATCGCGAAGCCTGTTCTTGCCGATTTTCTCCTGCCAGAATGGCGATAGTTTGTGTCGCCAAAGCGGGAATCGAAAGCCGTGCCAGTAATCACCGTCGACAAAGACGGCGAGTTGCACTGCACGAAAGACGAAGTCGGGTTTGCCTGGTAAGTCCTTAGAATGTCGCTCGTACTTCAGGCCCTTCTCGATCAGGCACGCGGCTAGTGCCAGTTCGGGCTTCGTGTCGGATCCTTTAATCCGCGACATTAGCGCGCTGCGCTTGTCTGCGGACATGATGTCGCCACGGTGAGTACCGGCGACAGGGGCACCGCGCGCGGCCCAGGAGCGGTGACCGGCTCTTTTCATTCCGTTCATTACCATTCGTCGGTCTCAATGGCGAACACTGATCGGCCAATTTCAGTCGCTTGCTGAACGCTGAATTCCGAGCCCTTTGCTTAATCCAGAACTTGAACGCCATGTTATGGCTTTCTTGCGGGATGGTTCCCAGGTGGCGATAAGCTGCCTGGCCCGCTTGTTGCCATTCGTCTCCCCGGTAGCTGGCAAGTTACGGCGTGACGCTATCTGAGAGATCGGCTATCGATGCCGCGAGCCGTTGATCGATCGCGTCGTGCGTGAATCCGAGGCGCAATGCTTCAAGCACGATTTTCCGTCCATGAACGGCCTGCTTCATCGACGGCACTTTCGAGCGCTCGGTAAGGTCTCCAAGCGAATAGGCAAGCCCTCTCTGCCAGGGCTGCAGCGTCGACGTTTCCTTCGCCCACGAGGAAACGGAAAACCAAACCACGGCAGGAACGGTACGGATTACATCTAGGAACTCCTGCTGATCCGGATGCAGAGCAGGGGCTATATCCACTTTGCTCCCGTACTTCTCGTCTCGCTTTCCCGTCGGAACGGTTTTCAGCGTCACCTTGATTGACCGCGCAAGAACCGCAGTCCAGCATTCATCGCGTTTGCACCATTCCCCGACGTTTTTCTGCGTTTTCGGCGGCTCCGTAATCATCTCTCGTACCCCGGTGACAATGTACTTCAGCGCCCCTTGAATGTCGGCGGGTATCTGCTGTTCCTTCCAGATTGCTTCGACGTCCAATTGACGTTGGCACTCGTGCGACAGCCTCGCTATGGAGTACGTAACGACTTGTGCGCGATAACCCTGATAGTCCATCTCCCCGTAGAGTCGTTCCGCGAAACGAAACAGAATGCCCAGCGCCACGATCCGCTTAAAATCTACTTCCTCCGGTGTTTTCCGCTGCGAGCTTGAGAGATGCTGCATGAAGGTCATAAAGCACTTCTGCGCTCCGCGACTTACGACGGTGGGATACTGGTCCCAGCTCAAAACGAATTTCGCCAAATCAGTCTTCGTAAACCTCTGCCCTGGCGGATTCTCACTTCGATACTGGCGTTTGCCGGCCGGTGTCGCGTTCGCCGCGAGTCCATCGGCGTATTGCCCCCTCGATCGCTCGAAAAACCACCGAGTGCCGCGCGGATTTTCCGGCGTCGCTCGAGTCCATGTATTGCGCGAAAGGCGTTCAAGTCCGATATGCCACGGATCATTGGCGCTGAAGTCCGAGTCCTGAATCCGGTTTTGTGTGTTGGCGTATCGGGAAATCTTCGGCACGAGACCGTCGAGCATCGAGCGGGGAACGACAGTGAGCTTCATGGGTACGGACACGTTTTGCAAATCGGCGTCGTCCCGTCGTGCGCAGCTTGCGATTGATGCCGTCGTCTGTCCCCCATTCACGATCTGAAAGTCCTTGACAATGCGAATCTGAGCGAGGCTCCCGGATAGCACCTGGAATTCCACTTCGCCGGCCGTAGCGGAAAGACCGTTGTTGTAGGGCAGGAAACGGTGCGGCTCGTTCAGCACTGTGTCGCGAATGCCCTTGTTCACCTTTCCTGTGAATTGAAGAAATGAGCGGACGTTCCGCTCCAGAAGCCCCGCGCGATGGGTGTTGTAAATGTCGGCCAGCAGCTGCCCGGGAATGCAGGTGAGCAGCACCTGAAGGCCGTCTGACGATTTGGGCGTCACGAGACAGGGCAGTGTCGTTCCAAAGTCTTGAGTAAAGTCGATCGTGATCGATCCGTCGCGGTTCCCGCCGCAAACTCGTTCAAGCCGCAGCAGATCCCAAATCTCTCGACGGTATGACCCGGCTTCCCGCGATCCGGAAGCGCGATCGGATACAAGCCCCGTCGTGACGACATTGAGTTCGATGGTCGCCTTTTGTCGCGGGGCGTCCTTGATTAGATCGACCAGTTCGCGCGCGGGCTGCGACTCCTCGATTTCGGCAGTTCGCTCCGACTGCGCAAGCTTGATAAACGCCTCCATTCGCCGAAATGCCCGGTCGAGCACATCCTTCCCGGTATTGCACGGTTCGGCCGGTTGGCCGAGTGGGATATCGGCAGTGGCATCGACACAGAAGAAAAGCGAAATCACGTCGTCTTCGGTATCGCAGGCGTACGCATGCACTTCCGCCGCAACGTTTCCGCGTTCGAACCGGAAGTATGACGGCTGCGGCCCGGCGAGGATCCCGGCTTCCTCAAGGCTATCGAGCAGCACGCCGGTAAGCGCCGGAAGCCGAATGCTCCCAATCTCGGGGTGATGCGCCCGGTCAAACACTTCTTGAAGAATCCAGTCTAGGAACTTCTGGTTCATGGCAGTTGGGTCGATGGGGACGGAACGGGGCCAACAGCGAGATCCGGATCCGTCCCGAATCGGGAGAGTTGCAAGACCTCCAGCGAGAACTGAACTCGCAGCACTCCGGGCGGCACGGCGTCGGGGTGAATACGAGGAAAACCAGGTCCGACGAGAAATGCATGAAGCGGTCCGAGCGTGAATCCGTCAGTGTAGGTCTCAGCGTGCGCTGGTAGGTAGCCGGACGCGGCAAGAGCATCCTCAAAATCTTCCGCGAGCTTCATTTCGTGAGCGAACCTACTGGCTACGCGTGCGATATGCCCGGGAAGGGCGCTTTGCGGGGTGTCTGATCTGCCAAGCTCCTGGCACACGAGGAAGAGCGGAACACTGGGTTCCGGCTGAAGCTGCATTGGCTCATTGATCCGCACAGAGCCACCCACTGCAGCAAGAATGGTCTTAACCTCGATCGTCCGATCGGTGAATTCGAAGTCGCGAATGGAACCTTGCGGCGATTTCCAGGCCGCTAACGCGGCCGCAGGTCCAAGGCGATCAACCGATCGATCAAGCACACACAGTTCTCCGATTAGCCCGCGCACTTCTTCCGCCGCGAGCATTGAGTGGCGTTGGTCCAGAAACCGTCGCCATCGTTCAATGAGGCGCGTGATGCTCTGCACGGCGGCGCCTGCCGACGTTGATCGCTGAATCCCCGCGAGCAAGTCCGTCCCTAGTTGGGCAAACAAGTCCTCAAATTCCGCATCCCGGAGACGTAAGACGATGGCGACTCGTCCCGCAGGCAGTCCGGCGACTCCGCCGGCGATCACGGATAGCCGTCGGCCGGAGACCATGGTCAGACGACGTGGCGTCAATTGCTCGGGGATCTCCACGACAATCGAGGCGGTTCGCGCGGCATCAGTCACCGCGGCAAAGACCCGGAGGCCCTGGCCCTCATGACACAATCGCATGCGAAAGTCACCGGCTATCTCCGCCGGAGCGGAAGTGCGAAGCAACGCCCATAGTTCCGGAAGGTTAGAGAGATTCATCCCAGTCCCCAATGAACCCGTACTCGGCACGCCAGATGTCGTTGACGGTGTAGGAGAGAGACTCGACCTTCTTCGATTTCGGAAAACTAATCGCCGCGGAAACGACGAATTCTTCCATCGGCTGTGAAAGGGGAACAATCGGGTAGAGGAGCAGAAGTCCGCGTTCGGCGGGTCGGACGGCGCGGGCGTGCTCGCGAGCAGGAATTGAGCTGAGCTTTTTCTCTTCTTTACGATCGTCCGCATGCGTCGATTCCAGTGCCTGCTTGAACTGATCCGGGTCAAGGTCGGCCAGTTCCTCCTCGCGGCCGGAAACGGCTCTGAAGTCGACATGACCGGGCGGCAATACTCGATCTGTATCGTACGCGCGATTGATGAGGGGCAAGTCAAATCCTGCGAAGCGGACGACTGGCACGTCGGCGGTTGGCTTTTGCGAAACGAGGCATACGGTCCACTTCGTCAATTCACCGTTGGCAACTCGGTCCTTGATATATGTGCGAAGCTGCTCACAGTGGTTGAGAAAACTATGCGTCCGATACGCATCGTAGCTTGTAAGGAACTCGAGCACATGAGCCGCGGGAACTTCGTCCCAAAGAAAGTAGGGCGACTTCTTTTCCCTGATACTGCGTCGCGGCGACGGCAGACGCCCTATGAGGCCGGAGAGCGCGTCACGATTTGCTTGCGCGGCAGCGCCCGCGCCGGGCATTTGAAGCGCCTGCACCAGCTCTTCTGCAAAACGGACCTGAACCGGCTCGCCTCGGCGAATTTTGTTGGCCGCAGTGATGAGCAGGCCGTCCGATGGGGTTCGGACACGCATCCCGAATTCTTCCGGTGTCCGATTGGCGCGGGCCATCCGATCGAGGTCGGCGCGAAGGTCTTCGACCGCAAGGGCAATCTCGCGAAAGGCTCCGTACAGGTCGTTGGTCGTATATACGCGACAAAGATCGGCGTAGCGAGGGCGATAGCCAAACCACCGGCCCATCTGCATGAGCGTATCGAACATAATCGACGTGCGCAAAAAATAACTGACCGACAGTCCCTCCAGCGTGAGTCCGCGACTGAGTCTGTCGCCCCCGACGGCGATAACGGACAGACCTTCCGGAGCACGGGCATAAGTCAGCGCATCGTCGGACGTTCCGTTAATCTCCATGACCTTGATCTTGCCGGCGGCTCTTGGAACCTCACTCCAGATATCATTCCACGATGGAAGCGGGAAACAACTTTCACCAAGCCGCCTTTTAAATGCCGCATGTTTGCCGGCAATCTCTTTGTTCCAAATCTCTTGAAGCGCGTCGTGGTACGCCCGCACGGTCGCCGGGGCGCCGAAGGAAAGCAGCGTCTGGATTGTGGCGACCTCTTGTTGGATCTGTTCCACGATACGACTCTGAACCTTAACAAAGCGGGTGGCATGCACGAGCATCGAATTGTGCGCGTTACCGTCTCCACGGTACGCCCTCGTCGCGCAAACAAGGACGAAGTGCCTAATCGCCTCGTGCACCGTGTCCGGAAGGGGCCCAGGCACATGGTCCTTCTTATGCGGAATCGGAACCCACTGCATTTCGTCGTCGACCTCCTTGTACATCGGGAGTCGTTCCCGCGGCAGGATTCCAGCAGACTCATCGCCGGGATGACCAAAGACTACGTCCGGACCGATGTAGTCACTCGGCGGTTTCAAACTAATGATGAAGGAACGTGGAAAGAGGTCCGGTCCGAATCTTGAAGCGGCCGAGGTTTCCGAAGGATCGATGAAAATATTAGCAAAGGGTGTCGCGGTGTAGCCAACCAAGCCGACGCGCTCGAATGACGTGAGGAGTTCACGAATGAGGCCGTTGATGACGGACGGATCCTCGTCCGCATCTTTGGTGTTGATTGAAGCCTGATCCGCTTCGTCATCAATGAACAATGTCGGATGGCGGATCGGACGGCGATCGCCCGAAGCGCTTTGTTCAGTCAGGAGGACTCGAAGCCAGTCCCGAAGCTTTCGAAGAATTGAGGCGTTCTTCTTCACTACCATGACCAAGCGCGCACCTTCGTTTACTTGGAACCAAACTTGCCGCGCCATCAGGTCCTTGAAATCCCCATTTTCGGCGGCTGTGGTGCATGTAAGCATCGAGAATGCGACGTCTTCCATTCCCTGCTGTCGCGCATATTGGCCGACGCCGGTAATTGGCGAATGACCGCCCGCGGGCTGTAAGGCGCAACTGTCGCGCCCAAGCAGGTATTTGTCGATCCGCTCATGGGTCTGGCTTCGTAAGTTATTGTGGATCCCCGCAAGAATGATCACGATCCGATACCCGGAATCGATCGCCTTAGCGGCGAGCGTGGTATAGTGGGTGGTTTTACCCGATTGGACATGACCTACGACCAAGCCGCGACGATCCCACTTTCCAGGGCGATTCGGCGATTCAAGCCGCATTAGCGCCTGATCGGTTGAGCGTTCCAGCTCACCAAGAACCGAAACCGGTAACCGGTCATGATCTCGTAAGTAGCCCTGGAGACGAGGCGATAGCCGCCACTGGGAGCGATCGATGTCCTCCAGCCACGGTTCGTGATCGACCGAATAGTCAAGAATCTCGGCGGCGCCGATCTTGACGTCGATGCGACGAAGAATCTCGCTCACGATCTGTCCGATATGCGGACGAAGCGACTCAAAAGGTCCCAGAAGTATTGCTTCGACCTGCCGATGCACTTCGTCCACGGTGGGCGTGGAAGTGGTCAGCGCACCCCGAAGGAAGATATCGACTACGTGCTCCGGTTTGAAGCCAAAACTGATCGCAGCGGAGTCACCAGTCATGATTCACCAAGGTGTTAGCTGTCGTTGGTCCGTGATCTTACCCGATCGAGAATCTCGCTCTTGAATCGAACAAACGGCTCACTTGATAGCACGAGCTTTCGAGCCTCCTCGGGCCTCATTCCGGTGCGAATGAAGTGTTGCTCGGTGTGTAACAACACATCGACTAACACCTCGATATCAAGCGGCGGCTCGTTCGGCACCGAGCCATCGATAGCTTTCGGATGTTCCTGCAGCATGGACGCAATGGGTAGCGTGCTCTCGATTAGCGTCACAACCTCGCTCAACAAGCGATCGTGGTCGCAACCCGCATGAAGTAGTGACTTCAGCACCGGATGAGTGCGATCGACTTTGTAGCGGACACCTGTTCGTGTCGATTGTCGGCACCACACGAATCGTTCGGGTTTGTTCTGCGTCGGGGCCTGACGTTCACCCCGGACCCTGTACACATCGGACGCCTGTCGCCTTACGTCAGCTGCAATTCGGCGGAAGTCGTCGCGCAGCGCGGACGGAGCTGCGACGTGGGATTTCATCACATTCAACTGCCACTCTGCATCCATTGTGTTCGGCAGATCAACGCGAATGCGAGCGAGCTTTAGGTGTTCTTCTTTCTTGAGTTTTAGATTGAGCCAAGTCCCGGGAACAATGAGACGCTTGCAGCGATAGATATAGAAACCCTGATGAGCGTTCCATCCGTACGGCCCCGCGGCGCGCTCGTGCTCTTCATCTGTTAACCGACTGTGGTGTGGCAGCACGAACGGAGTTATTTCAATGTTTCCCTTTAAACTGTGGAGCCGTAGTTGCTCTGTTGGCAGGCGAGTTGACAACTCAGTGACGTATGGATCCCAGCCGTGAATCGCCGTTTCGCCGAGACGGACAATGAGGCCATCCTCGGCGATAAACCGATGGAAAACCATTCCCAGATGACGTCGCACATCATCAAGCACGGATGCAAGTGCAGTGGCTTTCATCGTCTCGGGAAGGTTTACGAAGGTGACCCGGTCGAGCTGCTCTACTATGATGGCCGTTCCGTGCTTACTGCCGTGAATCCTTTCGAGGTATTGTTCGGCGGTCGGCGTCGGTTCAGCGAGAAGCTCCCAATCGTTTACTGTCCGAACGTGTTCCAAATCCCAGCGACGGATCGAAGGCTCGGCCTTTCCGCGTCTCTTGGTAATGACCGTAAAGCATCGCCCCTGCGAGAGGGAAGCCGTCTTCATACCGAGTCCAAAGCGGCCGAGGTCGCCGGTATTCCGCGCCGCCAGTGGGCCGATCGTGGCCATGCGCATCGCTTCAACTAGCCGTTCTTCGTCCATGCCAAGACCATCATCCAGCACCGCAATATGAGGTGATGGAAACGAGGGATCGACGACAATTTCAATCTTCGAAGCCAGTGCAGCCAAACTGTTATCGATCAGGTCGGCAAGTGCCGTCGAGAGCGTGTAGCCAAAATCCCGAAGTGATTCGATCAAATCCGCGGCTGATGGCGGGACCGACTCGGGCTTCTTTCGAGATTTAGCTGCCACCGCCTCGCCCCTTCTCGACGGAGATGAAAGCCAAGCCCCTAACATCGGCTTCTTTCTCCGTGCCGACCGTCCGGATGATCGGCCGTCCGGAACCGGCTAGCGGTCGTCGACCATGTTCGTGGCAAATGTCGACGCCGTCACGTTCGTAGCCGTTGCGACAATACCAAGTCATCGCCGATGCCTTGAGCCCTGCCTAAGGTGAAACCCGAAGCACGATACACCCCTATCAGTGACGATGCAAATGTCGGACTACATCCGTTGACCGAGCGCAGGGCAGTAGACCTCCTCGACACCCTTCCTTCGCATTCCCGTAGTTTCATCGGGTCGCGACCTCAACTCTTAGTTGCGAATGTGAAAATGAGTTGCGTTTCTCCGAGCTAATCGCTCAGCGGCTTCGGTCGCTCCCGCGTGGCCGAGCGAAGTGATGTTCGCAGGCGGGACAAACTCGCGTCGGCGGAAACTTCGCGGCGACAGTTCGGACAGGATTGCTTCCGATCGTAGTAGTCGGCCTCCGCATCGATTTCGGCCTCGAGTTTGGCCTGGAAGCGGCCTTCCTCCGTTTGCGGCACCAGGGCGACGACGATCAACGACAACGGTCCGAAAATGAGAGCGGAGAGGTAGCCGTAGTGCGGCGCGTAACCTTTGCGGGCCGCCATCCGACCGCCCAGATAGCCCAGCCCAAGCCAGATCAAGATTCCGGGAATGGAAAACGCCAGCATCGATTTCTCGGGGCGAGAATCGCGCGGTCGATCGGGCTGATTCTACTGATGCGAAGACTGCCGTCGCTACCTACGAGTATTCGGCTCTTTGCCCGAACCGTGGTTCGATCGGAAAGCCGGAGTGTCGCCCGCCTGCGGGGGCTTTGGACGGGTAGCTCTCGCATTGCGACTCCGGGCTACACCCTGGCGCCCCGCGTCGGGGGCTTCCGGAGGCGCGATGCCGACCGCGTTGGCGGCACGCGTTCGACGTGACCGTCGCGAGGTCGCACTTGCCCTAGCCGCAACGGTGACAGCGCTTGAGGAACTCGTCGAAGTCGGACGCCAAGAAGTACGTGCTTTCGTAGCCGGCGGGTTTCTCGGGCAATTGATCCAGGCGTCGCAGGTCGAGGTACTCGCGAACGCAATCCGCCATTGCATTGAAGCGTTGATGAAACTCTTCCTCGCTCCAGAAGACGCGAAACTCCGAATCGAGGGCGTAAACGGAGCCACGGTCGATTCCCGCAATC contains:
- a CDS encoding AIPR family protein; the protein is MNQKFLDWILQEVFDRAHHPEIGSIRLPALTGVLLDSLEEAGILAGPQPSYFRFERGNVAAEVHAYACDTEDDVISLFFCVDATADIPLGQPAEPCNTGKDVLDRAFRRMEAFIKLAQSERTAEIEESQPARELVDLIKDAPRQKATIELNVVTTGLVSDRASGSREAGSYRREIWDLLRLERVCGGNRDGSITIDFTQDFGTTLPCLVTPKSSDGLQVLLTCIPGQLLADIYNTHRAGLLERNVRSFLQFTGKVNKGIRDTVLNEPHRFLPYNNGLSATAGEVEFQVLSGSLAQIRIVKDFQIVNGGQTTASIASCARRDDADLQNVSVPMKLTVVPRSMLDGLVPKISRYANTQNRIQDSDFSANDPWHIGLERLSRNTWTRATPENPRGTRWFFERSRGQYADGLAANATPAGKRQYRSENPPGQRFTKTDLAKFVLSWDQYPTVVSRGAQKCFMTFMQHLSSSQRKTPEEVDFKRIVALGILFRFAERLYGEMDYQGYRAQVVTYSIARLSHECQRQLDVEAIWKEQQIPADIQGALKYIVTGVREMITEPPKTQKNVGEWCKRDECWTAVLARSIKVTLKTVPTGKRDEKYGSKVDIAPALHPDQQEFLDVIRTVPAVVWFSVSSWAKETSTLQPWQRGLAYSLGDLTERSKVPSMKQAVHGRKIVLEALRLGFTHDAIDQRLAASIADLSDSVTP
- a CDS encoding PD-(D/E)XK motif protein, with the translated sequence MRLCHEGQGLRVFAAVTDAARTASIVVEIPEQLTPRRLTMVSGRRLSVIAGGVAGLPAGRVAIVLRLRDAEFEDLFAQLGTDLLAGIQRSTSAGAAVQSITRLIERWRRFLDQRHSMLAAEEVRGLIGELCVLDRSVDRLGPAAALAAWKSPQGSIRDFEFTDRTIEVKTILAAVGGSVRINEPMQLQPEPSVPLFLVCQELGRSDTPQSALPGHIARVASRFAHEMKLAEDFEDALAASGYLPAHAETYTDGFTLGPLHAFLVGPGFPRIHPDAVPPGVLRVQFSLEVLQLSRFGTDPDLAVGPVPSPSTQLP
- a CDS encoding DNA cytosine methyltransferase; amino-acid sequence: MPNGRKTRIKAFDLFCGGGGSSLGARQAGAIPVGGVDCWSLAADAYELNVPGAKAYPEKLCDVSPKKVLNELGPIDLLLASPECTHHSIAKGNKPRSEDSKQLAYEVVRFAKVLEPRWIVVENVVQMSTWHAFNDWLSQLHGLGYHSLVVKLNAADFEVPQTRRRLFVLLDRVQAPIAPEPSGRKVATVKTILRSALRADWSFKFTPLHNGRRALKTIERAERAIAEVGEEREFLMVYYGSDAAGGFQELDRPLRTITTLDRFALVRKNCVGHEMRMLQPSELAIGMGFPANYKFPDAATRRDCIKLMGNAVCPPLMRAVVRSLIAAD
- a CDS encoding WD40 repeat domain-containing protein is translated as MTFSSDGARLASASDDRTIKLWDAETGAELRTLTGHADWVMSVTFSPDGTWLASASKDRTIKLWNAQSDAEIRALTGHAEWVTNVALSPNGARLASASADRTIKLWDTRSGAELRTFIGHASSVLRVTFSPDGARLFSKDLANDRIAWNAESGTRLEPPKEWPDFNSSNNKTPDGRWLAVSSNRHVLLVDLHFKDTPNEKEFRQFKARLDPSWHEQQAMAAVKAAPPDHYSALFHWAWVSEAKPDDILTSDRLYTTYDKYCDEFKARAAKVPTSADQDKATALISTNPNDYLAPLVLKLLGKSRTPKPSN
- a CDS encoding WD40 repeat domain-containing protein is translated as RRTRVEQSQRRWEQEDRNASLLLPPGLPLEEARQLLATGENLLHSATVAYIRTSITYDQFQKTRTRRRRQRVMAAMGLLTTAAVVGGLVALSQQRAARHQAARAAAGEHEARRQKNTAEEQASRAEAKEKEAETHKETAQASEKKSIARLARSNYFLADARWKAGRVAEARELLESVPPEHRRFEWHLARRECEGSDVTLYGHTNEITSVEFSPDGAQLASASGDNTIKLWDAHTGAELRTLAGHAEVVRSVTFSPDGKRLASAGWDKTIKLWDADSGLILQTLTGRGKYVNVVRFSPDGGLLASASDDKTIKLWDAETGEELRTLSDKNWVMSMAFSPDGMRLASASGNTIKLWDPRTSTVLRELTGHGDIVTSVTFSPDGARLASASGDKKIKLWDARSGHELRMLTGHSDQVTSVTFSPDGTRLASASKDNSIRLWDAQTGAELRTFTGHAYWVGSVTFSPDGARLASASGDNTIKLWDAQKGAEFRTLTGHDHWVSDVTYSPDGARIATASLDKTTKLWDARSGEELRTLTGHSVDVTKVVFSPDGSRIATASSDKTIKLWDAHTGAELRTLSGHTNGVTSVSFSPDGTRLASASWDQTIKLWDAHSGAELSTLTGHAYWVNDVTFSPDGTRLASASGDKTIKLWDAGSGKELRSLAGHGTIVKSVRFSPDGARLARQAVIIRSDFGTHTPARNSARLPGISILSLA